Below is a genomic region from Neurospora crassa OR74A linkage group VII, whole genome shotgun sequence.
TTCATGAAACAACTTGATTGGTACCGTATGGAACATCGTTTCCTCAGGTGCTTGCTGCTTTGGGAGGCCTGTAAGACCAATCAGATGCGCACCCAGGAGGATCTCCTCTTTAGGTGTGCCAGGTGGGGATGGTGGCTGCTCGCCGGCTGGTAAAGGAGGAGAGTCGACGTTATCGGGAGAAAGGGCGTGAAGCAGCGAAGTAGCAGATTCCCGACCACGGGTGTCCACGCCAAAGCGAAGTTTGCCCTTCAAATTCTGGCGGATAATCTGCACCGCCCTTTCGGGGTCGTGGCTGTCCACCAGCAAGTCGGCCTTGAGTACTTCATGGTTACTTAGCCTCAAGCCGTGCTTAGCTTTATCAACAATCGTAACAACCTTCAGTCCGGCGAGCTTAGCTAACTGGATCGTCAGGTTGGCACTCGTCGAGCTTCCACCCCACACGGCGACCCAATCCCCAGCTTTGGCTCTCTCATGAAAACGAATCCCGTCTAGGCATTCAGAGCGGATATCTTCTGCTAGAGACTCTTGTGAAACGGATgagcggaggagggagaagagatcGGGACCGGAGAGGATAGAAGAGAAGTTGACGCCCATACACACGCCTAGGGaaagggcggcggcgacgaagGCCACACCGAGAGTCGAACCCTCTtcaagggagagggagggtgGGATGCGGACGGTGTTGTAGTCGAAGGAGATGACGTATTGCTGGTAGGCGGCTTTGCGGAGGTCGCGGTAGTCGGTGGAGATGGCGAGGACCTATGGTTATTAGCTAGGTACCTGATGAAAGTATGGCATGAGATAAAATGGGAAGGGGCGGAAGTGAGAAGAGGTAAGATGAAGGGAAGTGACAGGTGAGCTGATATGAAATGAAGTGACCTACTCGATCCCTTGGCTTCAACCTCGACTCTTTCCTGGAAGTTTGAACAACTTCACCTGCCAACTCACGACCAGAGATGTATGGTAGTTCAGGAATGGCAAAGTTGAAGTCACTTCATGATTGTCAGCAGTCGGTTCCCTCCAGCCCCCAACGTGGAACAACGTAAAGAAACTCACGGTGCCTTCCAATCAATGGGATTGAGTCCAATGGTCTGTGTCCTCACAAGTACATCGTGCTCCCCCTCCAACTTTGGGACGGGATAGTCCTCTGTCAGCTGGTATGGTTGCTTTGCCCCGTGCAGCAAGAGCACTGTCTGCTTCTCTGGCGTTGGTAGAGGCTCCATGTCTGTGGTACTGATGCCGTGGTTGCCGCTGCCGAGGGGAATGGCGTCTTCTGGTAGTTGTCCTTGCTGTTCAACGTATTGTGCCTGCGGTAGCTGACTGTCTTTCGTAGATGACGAACTGTTTTTGCCGAGCTTCTTCAGTGACAAACGTTTGATGAAAGACATGATGTTGCTCAAGTTGCCGTATGAGATGCTTGCGTCATCCAGGATCGAAGTGTACCTCTAGCGATCGAGCGGTGTTCAAGTAGTGCGTCGAAGTACAAGACTGGTACTTGGGTGACTTCAGGCTCGTTGTTTCTGGCTTGCTAACTGGCTGGACTCTGGCAAACAACATCAACGGTCGAAAGTAACGAATATATAACCCTTCTGAAGCCAAGGGAAACTTCGCAGGTTCTTCCAGAAGGGAATTAAGCACCGCTTGACCAAATCGAATTCGCGACACACACTCCGGATGATCTCTGTCAAGTGCCTGACAACCCGGCTGAGCGTTGGATTGCGCCATCTCGGTCGGATTCGACTCAATTGAGCGATATGTGTATCCCTGGTGAGAGCCAAAGCTGTCCTGCCGTTAGACAATCACCACGCCCTGTTGCCCACCATGACGGTGGCTCTTTGCAGCTCATCTACTCACTCTGGTATAGAGGTGGGAGGGACCATGGACCCCCACTCTTGCTCGCCAACGATAGAACGGGTACCGATAATCGGGAGCAGGTGCAACCAGTCGCATGCGATGTGGACTGCAGACTACAGGGTGTCCTGTGCTCGGCGATGCTGTGCAAGCGCAAAGGAGGGAACGCGGCGATGGCTGTCAATGTCATTGTCCCGTCGGTGGCGCCAATCCCTCGGGTATCAGTACAAACATGCTATTTCCGCCGCAGTGGGTTTAGATGTACATGATGGTGCTGGCCATGGGTTGGGGCGGGCTGTAGTGTCAGGAACAATGAAGCACTTGGGCGAGAGGTCGGGGTAGCTGCGGTTGCTGATGAGCACCATCCCCGCGTCAATCACGCAATCGCGGGCAGTCGTTTCCGAGCACGGCACCAGTGACGAACTCGGCAACGCGGTAGCAGTATCGACTATCACGACACTCTTTGCCATCTTTGAGTGATTGATAGCGTCTTGGTAAAGCAGTCTGGGTGCCCCTTATAATGGCGAATCGccttggtcgtcgtcgtcatcgatCGTTTGGTTTCGTTCAAATCGGGGCAAAAGTCAACAAACCCCTTTTGCGGACCCCTTTAGTTCGCTTAGCGATAACGGGCTCAGTTCTCTTGACTTCAACGACGTGCATCAACAACCACTTGAGCGCAAAGTGGAACAGACTCTCACAATCCGGGCATTCACTGAGACACATCAGCAATCATGTCCAGCCCAACAGACGGGTCAGGCCAAACCAGGCCCAAGAAGAAACTCATCATCAATGCCTTCGTCGAAATGTGTAAGTCGGTCCAATGACCCACTCCGGAGGTCAGCCCACTTGACCCCCTTTTgaaaacaaacaacaagaGCCTGAAGCGAATCAACGACTTCAATTTCACTTTGCCGTCGACGACCTGTACTCACACATCCACCTGCTTGACCATGAAACCAGTCCACTGACATCTGCCATCAGGCTCCGGCCATCAATCCCCGGGCCTCTGGCGCCACCCCTCCGACCAGTCCCACAATTTCACTTCCGTCCAACACTGGGTCGAGCTCGCCAAGCTCCTCGAATCCGCCAGATTCCACGGCATCTTCATCGCCGATGTCCTCGGTGGCTACGATGTCTATCGTGATTCCCTCACTCCTGCCATCGTCTCCGGGGCGCAATGGCCCGTCAACGAGCCCTTGTCAGTAGTCCCCGCCATGGCGGCCGCCACAAAATCTCTCGGTTTCGGCGTCACTGTGAGTACCAGCTACGAAGCGCCCTATCATTTACACCGCCGCCTGGCGACGGTCGATCACTTGACCAACGGCAGATTAGGCTGGAACATTGTGACGAGTTACTTGGACAGCGCCGCGCGTAACATTGCGGGGCGGGAAAAGCAGGTGGCGCATGATGAGCGTTACGAACAGGCGGAGGAGTACCTGCGCGTCATGTACAAGCTTTTTGCCTCTTCGTGGCGGGACGACGCGGTGGTGCTGGATCGTGAGAGGGGCGTGTATACCGACCCGGAGGCCGTGAGGCAGATCAACCACGAGGGCAAGTTCTTCTCCGTCCCCGGCCCCGCGATTGTTCAGCCCACGCCACAGAGAGTGCCGCTTCTGTTGCAGGCTGGAACCTCCAAAGCTGGCAAGCTCTTTGCTGCGCAGCACGCCGAAGCCATATTTGTGAGCTCGCACGCGCCGCAGGTTTGTGCGAAGAATATTGCCGAGGTGAGGCAGTTGGCCCGGGAAAAGTTTGGAAGGGATGGGAGCAAGATCAAGGTGTTGAGTTTGGTTACACCGATTCTGGGCAggaccgaggaggaggcaaagGGGAAATTGGCTGACTACAGGAAATATGCGAGCACGGAAGGTGCGCTGGCTTTCTTTGGTGGGTGGACGGGCATGGATTTGAGCAAatatggtgatgatgaggagttgAGAGAGGTTGAAAGTAATGCTGTGAGGTGAGTTTGTTTCCTCCCGGTTGAGTTGTGGAATGAACAGAGAGTTAACTGCCCCTGGTTCAGGTCAACGGTGGAGGCTTACGCCAGGTTCTCTCCGCCTGGCTCAAAGTGGACAAAGCACACCGTTGCAGAGCACGTTTCCATCGGTGGCAACGGTCCCATCCTTGTTGGCACACCAGAGCAGGTTGCTGATGGCCTTGAGGCCTGGATAACTGAggctgatgttgatggcttCAACTTTGTAAGTGATCCGTCCCAGATATCCATGGACTGTACCAAACCTAAAGCACACTCAGGCATATGCCCTCTTCCCGGGATCTTTCCAGGATATAATCGATCTTTTGCTCCCCGAGTTGAAGAAGCGTGGTCTCTTCTGGGACGATTACGCTGTCCCGGGCGGAACATATCGTGAGAACTTCTATGGTGCCCAAGGCCAGAAGTATCCGTTGGAGGAGCACATCGCGTCCAAGTACCAGTGGAAAGCCGGTGTACCATCCGAGGAGCACAAGATCCCAGAGTAGGCGTGCAAGTTTGCTCTGCTAATTGACTTCTTGAAGATTCCAAAGGCTCTTTTTCTGCGGCATCAGGCAACATATTTGCCAAAATGTGCCAATGATCAATGATCAAAAGGTGTTCAGTCTCTTTTGCGTGGTGTCGTGGAGACTCAAAGATGCTTGAAAAGAGTGTGAAGAAAGAGATTCCTTGAGAATCTCTAGTAAGCAGCTCGCCACTTTCTCATACTCGGGGTCGCTTAAGCCATAAAAGCGGCACATGTCCATATGGTTTTCGCTGATCCGTCTGAAAATTTCCCTCACAGGTGGTCCCAGGCGAGACGAGTGATCCTCAACTACCTGAACCACACATTAGCTTCTGAAGAGACGAAGGGCCGAGTTAGTCACCTTCTTGCTGAAAAAGCCCAAAACGCCGTACTCTTCCTGAAAAGTGTAAACAATCCATCCTCGCTCCGCTGCTAGACTCTTGAAGCCGTCCAGGTTGAGTGGTTTCTGAATGTTGTTCACGTTCGGAATCAGGGCATCGAGAATAAACGGATTGACGTCTATTCCCAGTCGCATGGCGAAGGCGGAAAAAGAGCGATGAAAAGAGCTTCGAGGATCAGCACCACGATGAGGCGTGCCAAAGAACATGATGGCGACGGTGGAACGGAAGATATCTTTGTAGCGGCTGGTACTGATTTGATCATCCTGATGTTGACTGGCCAGAGTGAGGGCTTCTCTGACAACTAGCCCACCTAAGCTGTGTGCGATGAAGGCTAGCGGGCGAGATCCTTTTGCATCTGGCGGCCTCTTATCCCTCAATTGCTCCAAGAGTTCCCGAGCATGGTCTTGAACTGTGTTTTTGCTGATCTGGCCTTGAGAGAAATGTCGTATCTTGGAATCGTAGCCAAAAGTCATGACCCTGGCAGATGGTAGCGTTACTGGAACCAGGTCCTTTGGCCAGTAAACGTCTGCTGTTTGCGCACTTTTGTGAACATTGTGGCTCGGGGCATCGCTATttgcctttcttcttctctcagCCTTTTTTTGATCAATCGTCCAAGTCAAGCGTGGATGACCTGTGAAGCCATGGATGAAAATAATGCTGCAAGCCGCGTTGAACAGTGTGCCCCGAACTACAGTCATTGAATGGATGAGATAGGAGTGGCGGACTCACTCAAGCTCGGGCTCGACATCATTCGGTTCAAAGAGCAACGAAATACCCTGCGCTCTGACCATCGTTGCTGACTGCGGAAGAACTGAACCTGAAGACAGGTTACGTATCTCAGATAGAAGAGGCCTGATGTTATGACGGGATTCCACAAAATCTTTCATGAACGAGGACGGGCATACTGAAAATTCAAGGAGACAAGGACTCGAAGCGGGGGTAACGCCATATCAATACAGCTGCAGCCTGTCAGCCTGTGCCGTATGAACCTACCTAGCTGGAAACTGTATCGGGCAGCCATTGGTCGTTCTGCGACAAATACAACTGCCCAACTTGGTGGCTTGGATATTGTATGTTGATTGGAGGCTGGAAAGGACGAAAATAAGAATGCCCCTGGTAGAAGAgtgaaaagggaagaggCGGGAGATGGACGATACCACGCAGATatggaggaagggaaggagcaTACCTCAATAATTGGTTGCCACAGTTTTTCCTGGTTGATCACCCCAGCTCAGTTGCTATAAAGAAGGGACCAAGTGGAGGTTACCATGATGCGATGAACAATGTTACTGATGGGAAAGGCAACCTGACTCATAAGCCAGCTAAAAGCAATGAGCCATAACCATTTTGATACGCCTGATGAGAAGCctgtaaaaagaaaaaacacACACACTAAAGAGGTATGATTACACCGGTTGTTGTCATGACGTAAAAGGCCTCCTTCCATTGTCCTAATTCCCTTGCTGCCTCTACCGCCCGAGCCCATGCCCACACGACAAATAGCGACAATTGCCAAACGCTGAGAGATAGAGAAGACTATCGAGGCAGATGAGaacgaaagaagaaaaaaaaggtctaTTCTTCGAAATGCATCGCTAACCCTTTTTGGATTCGCACTTTCAAATCCTCTCATTGCAATGGCATAAAAGATGCTGGGAGGGGATCTATCCGAGACTCGTCCTGGTCAAGTTGAAGCCCATACGCTGAAGCAGTTCGCCTGCCATGAAGCGACTGAGTTCGCCTGGCCACTTGATGCTCGCCGCGTTCCAATCGTCGGCGATAATCTTGGTCTCACATTCGACGAGAAATCAGTCGCCGCTTTCATGCGTTGCGATCGAGCCCATGCCATAATCATTCCTTCACAATCCTCTTATCGCCCTTGCTTTCCTGACATGTCGACCCGGGTATACTTCTGCCGCCACCATCAGTCAGTTCTCCACTGCCGCTATTGTCACACGCCTATctggcaacagcagcagtcaAAACCTGCGTCCTGAAGAAACCGCCCTTGGTGCGCTCAATGACCTGCTGATACACGGAGCTCGGGGGGTGGTTCATGACAACGGTACCCTCCTTGTAGTCGATCTTGGCGTCGAGGCGGGTGTCGCGAATGAGGTTGACAATCCACTTCTCGGCGTCGTCGTTATTAAGACCGAGGCGGGCGCTGAGGTCCTTGAGCGAAATGCGGGCGTGGATCTTGCAGTAGCTCTCGAAGATGAGGTGGCGGGCCGAGTCGACAAAGTCATCGGCGTGGGCgagcaagaagaagtcgCTCCTGAGGACCTCCTCGGCAAGCACGAGCTGTTGCTGAGCCTCCtcaaagtcaaagtcgaTGCACAAGGCGTGGACGAAGCGGGTGATGGGGTCCTGGTACTCGTAGGCCTCCTGCTTGACGATGCGAACAACGTCCTTCATCTGCTTCTGGTGGACACCGGCGTTCTTAGCGCGGCCGcggttggtgatgacggcgaCGGTGAGATAGCGGAGGATCCAGGGCGAGTTGGCctggatggtgttgatgaagccggcgttgaagaagaggTCGAGGAGGGGCTCACGGGCCTTGTCGTAGTtgaagagggggaagagggcCCAGTGGACGAGCTCGGTGCGGTGCTGCAGCTGAGCAAGGGGGTTGTTAGCGAGCCTGGTGTCGATGCTCTCGCGCACCTTTTGCAGCTCCTCCATGGCGGACTCCCAGTTCATGGTGAGGATCTCGCAGGCGAGACGACCCCATGTGGCGTACGAGaccttgtcgttgtcggtGGAGAGGACGCGGAAGCGGTAGAGGAGCTCCGAGGCGTCGGCGTAGTTGCCGCACGAGTACTGGAGCTGGCCAAAGTCGTAGAGGGCGTTGACCATGTCGATGGTGACCTGCACAGGATATGGGGGTTAGCCATGTACTACAAGCCACATGTGCCGATGGAAACAAAAAGTAGGACGTACGTCgtgctccttcttcaagaACTCCAAGTTGGCCACCTTGTCGGAGCGGAGGTTGTTAACGACATCGTCGCGCTGCAGCAGCTCGGTGATCTTGGCAGTCTCCTGCTCGTACTTTTCGAGCTGGTGGAAGACCTTTTGGCGGCGCTCGGCGTACTCGGCGGGGGGCTCCTTAAGACCCTCGAGCTCGCAGTAGAGGTTGGCGACGTAGTCGGTCATGTTGGTCTTCTTGAGGAGGGCGTACTTGGCGGCGAGGATCTCGCGAGCCTTGTCGGTCTCATCTTCCTTAAGGCGGCCGGCGTTGAACTCGAGGAGAGGGAAGATCATGTGGCGGTCGAGATGGGGAGCGAGCTTGAGGACGAGGTCATAGTTGGCGGGCGCAACGTcgccgttggtggtggcgggggATGTGGAAGCCATGTTTTGGATTTGTGTGTCTGTGActatggtggtggtgatgatgttggatggtggtgatgacagACGACACTGAGTGGACGACGACAAGGTCAAGTCGGAATCGGGTCGAGTCGAGGCctggagaggagagagggggggtaTTACGGTGGGTGGGATAAGATAGAGGGCCGGGGGAGGGTCGGTCGACTACTATCAGAAGTgaaaggaagaggaatatGGATGGAAAGGGCGTGTCCGGTCTCCAGCTTCGTTCGTTCAGTTGCCAGGCGCTTTGGAAATGCGATCCGCCAAATTTCTCTTTGTGACCCCGTCCAGTTGTGGTGGCCCGTCGTCAATCTTTGGTGGGGTCGAAAATTGGGAAAATGCGCTTGACACCACTGACCAGTGACAAAAAGCACGGGCCATCGAATTCGGTTCAATGCTGCCTCTGTCGCACAACAATTGCACGGCAGCTGAATGCGGtgccacttccacttccacttccgtcTAGGCACCACGGGAGGGGTAAGTGTAGAGCCCAGATCAGGCACCCCAAGGCCTGGAGCTTCAGCGAACGCCCTGGGCACACAGTTTCAGGCTTTCGTCCCTCTCGCTCGGCGCACATCCCGCCGGACGGGGGGCAGAGCACCTGCGCGGGTACCTACGCGGGGACGCCCGGGCGGTCAATAATTCTGCCGAGTACCGACCAAATTTCCAGAACCCGACGACGGACCCGCCGCGCCGAGAGGAACACGGCCCAGGGCACGGGACGCGGGACCGATCCGACTCCAGCGAGCCAGCAATTGAACGCGCCTCATCCGAAACGGGGACCTCTTGGCCGCAGCGCAGGTCCAGTCTGACCTAACTCCAGATCCCAGCcaagcctacctacctacctacctatcagATCCCGTTGCGACCAACCGAGCCCAGCTCGATCGATTCGACCTCTTTCTGTctttaccaccaccaccacaccaccacacgacacaacacaacaccacaaccatGTTCCGCTCGACCTTCTTCGGCCTCTCCCGGGCCATCGTCCAGCCCGCGACGCCCCTCACCGTCCGCGCCGCCTTCCAGTCCCGATTCTActccgccgctgccgccgcatcgcaaccaacaacaacagccacaacaacgacaccactccagcagcagcagcagcagcagcccacCACACAACCCACCACCCCTATCCAGACCCAGACCGGTGCCGCGCCAACAGAATCCACGAAACCCGTTGCGAAGCCCTACCTAGTAGGCCGCGCCTGGACCCAGCGTCTGCCCGTCTACCACCTCGCCAAGCGCGGTGGTAACAAGAAGCTCACCCAGATCAAGAAGGTGCAAGGTGATGGCCAGGCTCTGCGCAGGGATCTTGCGCAGTTCTTGGGGCtggaggtgaaggaggtgCGGGTGAAGGTGCCGACAGGACATTTGGAGGTTGATGTAagttttttttgtttggttTTTTTGCATTGCCGGTTTGCTGCTATTTGCAAGAAGGGTGAGGCAGTATGACATCAAGAGTGAGGGAATGAATGGAAGAGAAATCGGAAAAGAGTTGGAAGTTCGGAAAGAGAGGCAAAGAGGTAGAGGTTCGAAGATCATGGGACAATGGACAACGGGTTGAGATGGGAGAAAAGAATAGGGCGAtaagaaaacaagaagaggGTTAAACCTGCAGCAGAAAGGACAGGTGCTAACGGACTACCAACATAAACAGGGACACCGCAGAGAGGAAATCGTCAAGTTCCTGGACGGCTTGGGCTTTTAAATGAGGAAGATGTTACACCGATGAACCTCTAGAGCTTGCAGCCACAAGTCCACATAACACGACGAGGACCAACCTATTACCGGGAGAGATACCATGCTGCTCCATGCCACGGACTGGAGAGCATGCTGGGGCATATTCCGGGAAGTGCTGGATGCTTCGTCGCCCGCGACGAGGACTACCGAGTGAGTGGTCACATATATAGAGAGTCCTCGGCTACGCGGTGGGATCACCGAGGGGTAAATAGGAGGATTGCGTGTACGATGGAAGAATATACCACATGTTGAGACAATGTATCATCACCAAAACGGGTTGTAAGGAGCGGCTAAAGGATTTACAAAAGCGGTCGAATGATATTTGTCTCTACGACGAAGAATCTTGCTATCCCAGCTATGAGCTTAGGCGAGATGTGCGGAAGGGGATATGCATGGTTAGGGGAGACTTTTGACGAGGCTTCATGGGAGAGAATTCTCGATATAAAAATACACAGCGTTGCCACATTGGGTACAGTTCACGACAGGTTCACGACAGGTTCATGACAGGTTCGCGGCAGGTTCATGATGGCCAAGTGATACACAATCACTTTTATTGTCTTCAAATCTTTGCTTGCTTCATCAATCAAGACTTTTCGCGAAACTTAACCAGCCTATCCCATCTAAAGccataataaatagttattgACAACGAAACTGACAACCGCCTACTCTTGACACAGACAAAACAGGGCAGAACTCCTCTATTATGTAcgaattctttttttctctctctgttCTTCTTCAATTGATTCCCACCCTATCCTGTGCTCAAGTTCTTTTCAATCGCTTTTCCTTAAACATGTCACGTATCTCATTCTTTCGAAtttcatcaccaccacgcctcgtcctcttcttcctgcaTCATGCACCTCCCACCTCTCGGCCACTGCATGCAACAACGCCTTATAAAGGATCACGTCTACCAAGCAAACCCCATCCGTTCATTCATTGACTTCCCCAAAGActaaaaaagataaaaaaagaTAAACGAAACCCGTCACTCTACCAAGTTACAGAAAGCAACCAAATCCTTCAACATGCCCTCCTTCCCCCATTCCGCCGCGCCCATCTGCAGCGCTCCCAGCAACGTATCCTTCCCGGGCAATACCGCGCACGCCGGCAGGCCATCTTGTTGCCTCTGCCTTTCCCATCCTCCgccccctccttcccattCACTTCCCTCTTCATCTGTTATGCCTTCCATCCTATCCGCCATGGCTCCGCCATTTCGATATTTGCTACTACCCAAAGGCCATGAATCCTTCGCAGCCTTCTCCCCCAACTTCCTCAGCATGCTAACCGCCAAGCTGACAATGTACACCAGATCCGCATCCCGCTTGTTATGTTGCTGGTTGGCGCCCCCGCGTCCTGTGGGCCTGACGGGACCGACGGGTTGCGACTCGTATTGCATGCTTAGTTGGCGAACCAAGTAGAAGAGGTTCTGCACGAGGCCGTTGCCGCTGGAGAGCCATACTCTGGCA
It encodes:
- a CDS encoding oxidoreductase, producing the protein MSFIKRLSLKKLGKNSSSSTKDSQLPQAQYVEQQGQLPEDAIPLGSGNHGISTTDMEPLPTPEKQTVLLLHGAKQPYQLTEDYPVPKLEGEHDVLVRTQTIGLNPIDWKAPDFNFAIPELPYISGRELAGEVVQTSRKESRLKPRDRVLAISTDYRDLRKAAYQQYVISFDYNTVRIPPSLSLEEGSTLGVAFVAAALSLGVCMGVNFSSILSGPDLFSLLRSSVSQESLAEDIRSECLDGIRFHERAKAGDWVAVWGGSSTSANLTIQLAKLAGLKVVTIVDKAKHGLRLSNHEVLKADLLVDSHDPERAVQIIRQNLKGKLRFGVDTRGRESATSLLHALSPDNVDSPPLPAGEQPPSPPGTPKEEILLGAHLIGLTGLPKQQAPEETMFHTVPIKLFHEIPQVGGALCQWLERLLAEGLVKAPEIIDVEQGLGSINRGLDRMRKGEISGGKLVVRVAE
- a CDS encoding dibenzothiophene desulfurization enzyme A; translated protein: MSSPTDGSGQTRPKKKLIINAFVEMCSGHQSPGLWRHPSDQSHNFTSVQHWVELAKLLESARFHGIFIADVLGGYDVYRDSLTPAIVSGAQWPVNEPLSVVPAMAAATKSLGFGVTVSTSYEAPYHLHRRLATVDHLTNGRLGWNIVTSYLDSAARNIAGREKQVAHDERYEQAEEYLRVMYKLFASSWRDDAVVLDRERGVYTDPEAVRQINHEGKFFSVPGPAIVQPTPQRVPLLLQAGTSKAGKLFAAQHAEAIFVSSHAPQVCAKNIAEVRQLAREKFGRDGSKIKVLSLVTPILGRTEEEAKGKLADYRKYASTEGALAFFGGWTGMDLSKYGDDEELREVESNAVRSTVEAYARFSPPGSKWTKHTVAEHVSIGGNGPILVGTPEQVADGLEAWITEADVDGFNFAYALFPGSFQDIIDLLLPELKKRGLFWDDYAVPGGTYRENFYGAQGQKYPLEEHIASKYQWKAGVPSEEHKIPE
- a CDS encoding eukaryotic translation initiation factor 3 subunit 6, encoding MASTSPATTNGDVAPANYDLVLKLAPHLDRHMIFPLLEFNAGRLKEDETDKAREILAAKYALLKKTNMTDYVANLYCELEGLKEPPAEYAERRQKVFHQLEKYEQETAKITELLQRDDVVNNLRSDKVANLEFLKKEHDVTIDMVNALYDFGQLQYSCGNYADASELLYRFRVLSTDNDKVSYATWGRLACEILTMNWESAMEELQKVRESIDTRLANNPLAQLQHRTELVHWALFPLFNYDKAREPLLDLFFNAGFINTIQANSPWILRYLTVAVITNRGRAKNAGVHQKQMKDVVRIVKQEAYEYQDPITRFVHALCIDFDFEEAQQQLVLAEEVLRSDFFLLAHADDFVDSARHLIFESYCKIHARISLKDLSARLGLNNDDAEKWIVNLIRDTRLDAKIDYKEGTVVMNHPPSSVYQQVIERTKGGFFRTQVLTAAVAR